Proteins from one Elephas maximus indicus isolate mEleMax1 chromosome 12, mEleMax1 primary haplotype, whole genome shotgun sequence genomic window:
- the PALB2 gene encoding partner and localizer of BRCA2 isoform X1 has protein sequence MEEPPGKPLSCEEKEKLKEKLAFLKREYSKTLARLQRAQRAEKVKNSVKKTVEEQNCLLQQEISPRLNHSEPKSKVSPCDKLQISTHLDEETGEKTCITLDIEPESFNLGDGPVEESHLQRTDGVQEHFLYRDNDPNGEKKQSRLPGRQKQQQKRTFIPQERESFFDSDSLILSGKRLKGQEQINREKPKTPVFEIRTHLSSSKHEIPDSPALVTETNGKNLLIPPTAKPERDFDRLLRGNNFPRVTTVHLHTPSDTSRGQQLEHMPPKANCELTNISTSSPVNLEARGKKMTVFANNPVINKNTSASDQLLGSPNLVAENSCFISELTSNNSSENQNLKEQNHTKKSLKSPSNTPDDKNESLLENEVLHQSKSFSLESVSPVAKENQTHSCTMLEGLLFPAEYYVRTTRSMSNRQRNVALEAVIQSHLNVRKKGLKSKAATENLNLSCEEADQGEIRVSDTWTGQPSSRSSSQKILSLTEVIYPTRPAKDNDLTSKSVIQPSCGRNRGKRKSICTPLFDDHELTLPASGTSGVTRSKEEVTLLKDLNEKEIHGKESRCQKENSLASKDKAYYLASDHCAFSPPFPKDEMLSLKHLSSFFNVTDFELPDDDFGPLKLQKLKSYSEKMIESFESKMCAERYLKEGSCTVLEELILKQIDTEKEVLEKEPIVLPGKAHPKMPHLESQSSKGLSSSILLFTPLNTVGPDDNDRPTADMCSPAFPILGITPAFNSQARYENVSAEVVGRACYTPQLSHLKDTVSIASDNKPCNSSISPSKLDTSLHVSDRTGQPDRDSGSQAAPLPMESFTAKGNQLRGSTRLEPCNDSFEQAEISDLPTWDSLNPGSLHLVSKLKNPSGSCSVDVSTMWWATAGYKEPCIITACEYVVSLWKPMDSWQWKKVYTWHFTEVPVLQIVSVPDVCNLVCVALGNLEIREIRALVCSSNDRGEKQLLLKSGNIKAVLGLTKRRLVSSSGTLCDQQVEIMTFGEDGGSKEKQFLMPPEETILTFAEVQGMQEALLGTTIMNNVVIWNLKTGQLLKKMHMGDSCQASVCHKAYSEMGLLFVVLSHPCAKENGSPVFQLIVINPKTTLSVDVMLYCLPQGQAGRFLEGDVKGNFAAAVLTSGTIAIWDLLLGHCTALLPPISDQNWSFVKWSDTDSHLLAGQKDGNIFVYRY, from the exons ATGGAAGAGCCTCCCGGAAAGCCCCTCAGCTGTGAGGAGAAGGAAAAG TTGAAGGAAAAACTAGCATTCTTGAAAAGGGAATACAGCAAGACACTAGCTCGCCTTCAG CGTGCCCAGAGAGCTGAGAAGGTTAAGAATTCTGTTAAGAAAACAGTAGAAGAACAAAATTGCTTGCTCCAGCAGGAAATTTCACCACGGTTAAACCACTCAG aacCTAAAAGTAAAGTATCTCCTTGTGACAAATTACAAATCAGCACTCATCTTGATGAAGAAACTGGAGAAAAGACGTGTATCACTCTTGATATTGAGCCTGAGTCCTTTAACCTTGGAGATGGCCCAGTGGAAGAATCACATCTACAAAGAACAGATGGTGTCCAAGAACATTTTCTCTACAGGGACAATGACCCCAATGGTGAGAAAAAGCAGAGTAGGCTGCCAGGGAGacaaaagcagcagcagaaaagAACATTTATTCCTCAGGAGAGGGAGTCTTTCTTTGACTCTGATTCACTTATACTCTCTGGAAAAAGACTAAAGGGACAGGAACAAATCAACAGGGAAAAGCCTAAAACTCCAGTATTTGAAATAAGAACTCACCTTTCTAGTTCTAAGCATGAAATACCAGATTCTCCAGCATTAGTTACGGAAACTAATGGAAAGAATCTATTAATTCCACCAACTGCCAAGCCAGAAAGAGATTTTGACCGACTCTTAAGAGGAAATAATTTCCCCAGGGTGACTACAGTTCATTTGCATACTCCCTCAGATACTAGTAGGGGCCAGCAACTTGAACACATGCCTCCAAAAGCTAACTGTGAGCTTACTAACATTAGCACTTCTTCACCCGTAAACTTAGAGGCCCGAGGTAAAAAAATGACTGTCTTTGCAAATAACCCCgtgataaataaaaatacaagtgcAAGTGACCAGCTGCTTGGAAGCCCTAACTTAGTAGCAGAGAATTCATGTTTTATAAGTGAGCTCACTTCCAATAACTCAAGTGAAAACCAGAACTTAAAAGAACAGAATCACACTAAGAAGTCTTTAAAATCTCCCAGTAATACTCCTGATGATAAAAATGAAAGTCTTCTGGAGAATGAGGTTCTACATCAATCTAAGAGTTTTAGCCTAGAATCAGTCTCTCCTGTTGCTAAAGAAAATCAAACACATTCTTGCACAATGCTTGAAGGTCTTCTGTTTCCTGCAGAATATTATGTTAGAACAACACGAAGTATGTCAAATCGCCAGAGGAATGTAGCCCTGGAAGCTGTAATTCAAAGTCATTTGAATGTCAGGAAGAAAGGACTTAAAAGTAAGGCAGCAACTGAAAATTTAAACCTTTCCTGTGAAGAAGCTGACCAAGGTGAAATTAGGGTATCTGACACATGGACAGGGCAACCAAGTTCAAGAAGTTCTTCTCAGAAAATTCTCTCATTAACTGAGGTCATCTATCCCACCAGACCTGCTAAGGATAATGACTTGACTAGTAAGTCAGTTATCCAGCCATCTTGTGGAAGaaatagaggaaaaagaaaatcaatatgCACCCCACTCTTCGATGATCATGAACTTACTTTGCCAGCTTCTGGCACATCGGGTGTTACCAGATCCAAGGAAGAAGTCACCTTGCTCAAAGatctaaatgaaaaagaaattcatg ggAAGGAAAGTCGTTGTCAAAAAGAGAACTCTCTTGCTTCCAAAGATAAGGCTTATTATTTAGCTTCGGATCACTGTGCTTTCAGTCCTCCATTTCCTAAGGATGAAATGCTAAGTTTAAAGCATCTTTCATCTTTTTTCAACGTCACAGACTTTGAGTTACCTGATGATGACTTTGGACCTCTTAAGCTCCAAAAACTGAAGTCCTACTCTGAAAAAATGATTGAGTCTTTTGAATCGAAAATGTGTGCAGAAAGGTATCTTAAAGAGGGAAGTTGTACTGTTTTGGAGGAACTGATTCTTAAACAGATAGATACAGAAAAGGAAGTCTTGGAAAAGGAGCCCATTGTTTTACCAGGGAAAGCACATCCTAAAATGCCACACCTGGAAAGCCAGTCCAGCAAGGGGCTCTCTTCATCCATATTACTTTTCACTCCTTTAAACACTGTTGGACCTGATGATAATGACAGACCTACGGCAGACATGTGTTCACCTGCCTTCCCCATCTTAGGCATTACTCCAGCTTTTAACTCCCAAGCACGCTATGAAAATGTGTCTGCAGAGGTTGTTGGACGTGCTTGCTATACTCCCCAACTGTCTCACTTGAAAGACACAGTCAGTATCGCTAGTGATAATAAACCATGCAACAGTTCCATCAGTCCCTCAAAATTGGATACCAGCCTCCATGTGTCAGATAGAACGGGACAACCAGACCGTGACtcgggctcccaagctgcacctCTACCCATGGAGTCATTCACTGCCAAAGGAAATCAGCTACGTGGAAGTACACGCCTGGAGCCGTGTAACGATTCATTTGAACAG GCTGAAATATCAGACCTTCCGACTTGGGATAGCCTAAACCCAGGCAGCCTACACTTGGTTTCAAAGTTAAAG AATCCTTCAGGATCCTGTTCCGTGGATGTGAGTACCATGTGGTGGGCAACGGCTGGTTATAAAGAGCCCTGCATCATAACTGCTTGTGAATATGTAGTTTctctttggaaacctatggaTAGTTGGCAGTGGAAAAAAGTTTATACCTGGCACTTCACAGAG gttCCAGTATTACAAATAGTTTCAGTGCCTGATGTTTGTAATCTTGTGTGTGTGGCTTTGGGAAATTTGGAAATAAGAGAAATCAG GGCATTAGTTTGTTCCTCTAATGACAGAGGCGAAAAGCAGTTGCTACTGAAATCCGGAAATATCAAAGCTGTTCTTGGCCTGACAAAGAGGAGGCTGGTCAGCAGCAGTGGGACCCTTTGTGATCAACAAGTAGAAATCATGACATTTGGAGAAGATGGAgg aagcAAAGAAAAACAGTTTTTGATGCCCCCTGAAGAGACCATACTGACTTTTGCAGAGGTCCAAGGAATGCAAGAAGCTCTGCTTGGTACCACCATAATGAACAACGTTGTTATTTG GAATTTAAAAACTGGTCAGCTTCTGAAAAAGATGCACATGGGTGATTCCTGCCAGGCCTCAGTCTGTCACAAAGCCTATTCTGAAATG GGGCTCCTATTTGTTGTTCTGAGCCATCCTTGTGCCAAAGAGAATGGAAGCCCTGTGTTTCAGCTGATTGTGATTAACCCCAAGACGACCCTGAGTGTGGATGTGATGCTCTACTGTCTTCCACAAGGGCAGGCTGGCAG GTTCCTGGAAGGTGACGTGAAAGGTAATTTTGCAGCAGCAGTATTGACTTCTGGAACAATTGCCATTTGGGACTTACTTCTGGGCCACTGCACCGCCCTCCTTCCACCTATCTCTGACCAAAATTGGTCTTTTGTTAAGTGGTCAGATACTGATTCTCATCTGCTGGCTGGACAGAAAGACGGAAATATATTTGTATACCGCTACTAA
- the PALB2 gene encoding partner and localizer of BRCA2 isoform X2 produces the protein MEEPPGKPLSCEEKEKLKEKLAFLKREYSKTLARLQRAQRAEKVKNSVKKTVEEQNCLLQQEISPRLNHSEPKSKVSPCDKLQISTHLDEETGEKTCITLDIEPESFNLGDGPVEESHLQRTDGVQEHFLYRDNDPNGEKKQSRLPGRQKQQQKRTFIPQERESFFDSDSLILSGKRLKGQEQINREKPKTPVFEIRTHLSSSKHEIPDSPALVTETNGKNLLIPPTAKPERDFDRLLRGNNFPRVTTVHLHTPSDTSRGQQLEHMPPKANCELTNISTSSPVNLEARGKKMTVFANNPVINKNTSASDQLLGSPNLVAENSCFISELTSNNSSENQNLKEQNHTKKSLKSPSNTPDDKNESLLENEVLHQSKSFSLESVSPVAKENQTHSCTMLEGLLFPAEYYVRTTRSMSNRQRNVALEAVIQSHLNVRKKGLKSKAATENLNLSCEEADQGEIRVSDTWTGQPSSRSSSQKILSLTEVIYPTRPAKDNDLTSKSVIQPSCGRNRGKRKSICTPLFDDHELTLPASGTSGVTRSKEEVTLLKDLNEKEIHGEETVDGKESRCQKENSLASKDKAYYLASDHCAFSPPFPKDEMLSLKHLSSFFNVTDFELPDDDFGPLKLQKLKSYSEKMIESFESKMCAERYLKEGSCTVLEELILKQIDTEKEVLEKEPIVLPGKAHPKMPHLESQSSKGLSSSILLFTPLNTVGPDDNDRPTADMCSPAFPILGITPAFNSQARYENVSAEVVGRACYTPQLSHLKDTVSIASDNKPCNSSISPSKLDTSLHVSDRTGQPDRDSGSQAAPLPMESFTAKGNQLRGSTRLEPCNDSFEQAEISDLPTWDSLNPGSLHLVSKLKNPSGSCSVDVSTMWWATAGYKEPCIITACEYVVSLWKPMDSWQWKKVYTWHFTEVPVLQIVSVPDVCNLVCVALGNLEIREIRALVCSSNDRGEKQLLLKSGNIKAVLGLTKRRLVSSSGTLCDQQVEIMTFGEDGGSKEKQFLMPPEETILTFAEVQGMQEALLGTTIMNNVVIWNLKTGQLLKKMHMGDSCQASVCHKAYSEMGLLFVVLSHPCAKENGSPVFQLIVINPKTTLSVDVMLYCLPQGQAGRFLEGDVKGNFAAAVLTSGTIAIWDLLLGHCTALLPPISDQNWSFVKWSDTDSHLLAGQKDGNIFVYRY, from the exons ATGGAAGAGCCTCCCGGAAAGCCCCTCAGCTGTGAGGAGAAGGAAAAG TTGAAGGAAAAACTAGCATTCTTGAAAAGGGAATACAGCAAGACACTAGCTCGCCTTCAG CGTGCCCAGAGAGCTGAGAAGGTTAAGAATTCTGTTAAGAAAACAGTAGAAGAACAAAATTGCTTGCTCCAGCAGGAAATTTCACCACGGTTAAACCACTCAG aacCTAAAAGTAAAGTATCTCCTTGTGACAAATTACAAATCAGCACTCATCTTGATGAAGAAACTGGAGAAAAGACGTGTATCACTCTTGATATTGAGCCTGAGTCCTTTAACCTTGGAGATGGCCCAGTGGAAGAATCACATCTACAAAGAACAGATGGTGTCCAAGAACATTTTCTCTACAGGGACAATGACCCCAATGGTGAGAAAAAGCAGAGTAGGCTGCCAGGGAGacaaaagcagcagcagaaaagAACATTTATTCCTCAGGAGAGGGAGTCTTTCTTTGACTCTGATTCACTTATACTCTCTGGAAAAAGACTAAAGGGACAGGAACAAATCAACAGGGAAAAGCCTAAAACTCCAGTATTTGAAATAAGAACTCACCTTTCTAGTTCTAAGCATGAAATACCAGATTCTCCAGCATTAGTTACGGAAACTAATGGAAAGAATCTATTAATTCCACCAACTGCCAAGCCAGAAAGAGATTTTGACCGACTCTTAAGAGGAAATAATTTCCCCAGGGTGACTACAGTTCATTTGCATACTCCCTCAGATACTAGTAGGGGCCAGCAACTTGAACACATGCCTCCAAAAGCTAACTGTGAGCTTACTAACATTAGCACTTCTTCACCCGTAAACTTAGAGGCCCGAGGTAAAAAAATGACTGTCTTTGCAAATAACCCCgtgataaataaaaatacaagtgcAAGTGACCAGCTGCTTGGAAGCCCTAACTTAGTAGCAGAGAATTCATGTTTTATAAGTGAGCTCACTTCCAATAACTCAAGTGAAAACCAGAACTTAAAAGAACAGAATCACACTAAGAAGTCTTTAAAATCTCCCAGTAATACTCCTGATGATAAAAATGAAAGTCTTCTGGAGAATGAGGTTCTACATCAATCTAAGAGTTTTAGCCTAGAATCAGTCTCTCCTGTTGCTAAAGAAAATCAAACACATTCTTGCACAATGCTTGAAGGTCTTCTGTTTCCTGCAGAATATTATGTTAGAACAACACGAAGTATGTCAAATCGCCAGAGGAATGTAGCCCTGGAAGCTGTAATTCAAAGTCATTTGAATGTCAGGAAGAAAGGACTTAAAAGTAAGGCAGCAACTGAAAATTTAAACCTTTCCTGTGAAGAAGCTGACCAAGGTGAAATTAGGGTATCTGACACATGGACAGGGCAACCAAGTTCAAGAAGTTCTTCTCAGAAAATTCTCTCATTAACTGAGGTCATCTATCCCACCAGACCTGCTAAGGATAATGACTTGACTAGTAAGTCAGTTATCCAGCCATCTTGTGGAAGaaatagaggaaaaagaaaatcaatatgCACCCCACTCTTCGATGATCATGAACTTACTTTGCCAGCTTCTGGCACATCGGGTGTTACCAGATCCAAGGAAGAAGTCACCTTGCTCAAAGatctaaatgaaaaagaaattcatgGTGAGGAGA CTGTGGATGGAAAA GAAAGTCGTTGTCAAAAAGAGAACTCTCTTGCTTCCAAAGATAAGGCTTATTATTTAGCTTCGGATCACTGTGCTTTCAGTCCTCCATTTCCTAAGGATGAAATGCTAAGTTTAAAGCATCTTTCATCTTTTTTCAACGTCACAGACTTTGAGTTACCTGATGATGACTTTGGACCTCTTAAGCTCCAAAAACTGAAGTCCTACTCTGAAAAAATGATTGAGTCTTTTGAATCGAAAATGTGTGCAGAAAGGTATCTTAAAGAGGGAAGTTGTACTGTTTTGGAGGAACTGATTCTTAAACAGATAGATACAGAAAAGGAAGTCTTGGAAAAGGAGCCCATTGTTTTACCAGGGAAAGCACATCCTAAAATGCCACACCTGGAAAGCCAGTCCAGCAAGGGGCTCTCTTCATCCATATTACTTTTCACTCCTTTAAACACTGTTGGACCTGATGATAATGACAGACCTACGGCAGACATGTGTTCACCTGCCTTCCCCATCTTAGGCATTACTCCAGCTTTTAACTCCCAAGCACGCTATGAAAATGTGTCTGCAGAGGTTGTTGGACGTGCTTGCTATACTCCCCAACTGTCTCACTTGAAAGACACAGTCAGTATCGCTAGTGATAATAAACCATGCAACAGTTCCATCAGTCCCTCAAAATTGGATACCAGCCTCCATGTGTCAGATAGAACGGGACAACCAGACCGTGACtcgggctcccaagctgcacctCTACCCATGGAGTCATTCACTGCCAAAGGAAATCAGCTACGTGGAAGTACACGCCTGGAGCCGTGTAACGATTCATTTGAACAG GCTGAAATATCAGACCTTCCGACTTGGGATAGCCTAAACCCAGGCAGCCTACACTTGGTTTCAAAGTTAAAG AATCCTTCAGGATCCTGTTCCGTGGATGTGAGTACCATGTGGTGGGCAACGGCTGGTTATAAAGAGCCCTGCATCATAACTGCTTGTGAATATGTAGTTTctctttggaaacctatggaTAGTTGGCAGTGGAAAAAAGTTTATACCTGGCACTTCACAGAG gttCCAGTATTACAAATAGTTTCAGTGCCTGATGTTTGTAATCTTGTGTGTGTGGCTTTGGGAAATTTGGAAATAAGAGAAATCAG GGCATTAGTTTGTTCCTCTAATGACAGAGGCGAAAAGCAGTTGCTACTGAAATCCGGAAATATCAAAGCTGTTCTTGGCCTGACAAAGAGGAGGCTGGTCAGCAGCAGTGGGACCCTTTGTGATCAACAAGTAGAAATCATGACATTTGGAGAAGATGGAgg aagcAAAGAAAAACAGTTTTTGATGCCCCCTGAAGAGACCATACTGACTTTTGCAGAGGTCCAAGGAATGCAAGAAGCTCTGCTTGGTACCACCATAATGAACAACGTTGTTATTTG GAATTTAAAAACTGGTCAGCTTCTGAAAAAGATGCACATGGGTGATTCCTGCCAGGCCTCAGTCTGTCACAAAGCCTATTCTGAAATG GGGCTCCTATTTGTTGTTCTGAGCCATCCTTGTGCCAAAGAGAATGGAAGCCCTGTGTTTCAGCTGATTGTGATTAACCCCAAGACGACCCTGAGTGTGGATGTGATGCTCTACTGTCTTCCACAAGGGCAGGCTGGCAG GTTCCTGGAAGGTGACGTGAAAGGTAATTTTGCAGCAGCAGTATTGACTTCTGGAACAATTGCCATTTGGGACTTACTTCTGGGCCACTGCACCGCCCTCCTTCCACCTATCTCTGACCAAAATTGGTCTTTTGTTAAGTGGTCAGATACTGATTCTCATCTGCTGGCTGGACAGAAAGACGGAAATATATTTGTATACCGCTACTAA